The genomic window GCAACGTAGCTTCCGTGCCCCCAGATAGAGCCGACCTGCATACCGCCCATCGCCTGCCAGACATTTTGACCGTTCATTATGTCTTCGTTCGGGATCATAACGGCTCCGTCGGAGGTAACCACCTTCGTAGGGATAGGCGGCGCCTGCCGAAAGATCTCGGCGCCGATAAGCCCCAAGACTGCGAAGGAGAACACACAAACTGCAATTAACAGAAACCAAAGTCTTTTCATTGTTATTCCTCAATTAAAGCATCAGTACGGTCTGAACTTCGTTACCAGAAGCTTGATATCAGGCTCGGCGGTCACTTCGTGTTCGACCTCCGCCGCAAGCGTGATAAGAACTCCGGGCGTCATCACGATCGATTCCTCAAGCCCGGGTCCGGCCCTGAATGTTCCGTTCCCGGACACGCAAAGTACCGTGATCGGATCGTGCGATATATGTTTTGCGAGAACTCCGCCGTCAGAAAGCGTGATCTCGATAAGCTTGCGGCCGGGCCCGTCGTAAATTTCGCGTGCCTTTGGCGACGCAGCATCGATCTGTCCGCCAAGTGCAAGATCGGTGATATGTTCAATATGTTTCATTACAGCTTCAGGATAATACTCTGCCACAGACACCTGTATCACCGCGAACATCAAAAGCGATTTGCCTATTGATTAACCAAATTAATAACTTTTGGCCGCTCGGCACTGAACTATTCTGTCAGCATATCGTTTCCGGCTCACCTCGAGAATTCAGGGTTTGCGGAATACGCAGCTCGGTATGAAGCTTTTTGTTCAGGCGATCTATGAAGTATGCGGCAAGCAGGGGTGATTCGCGCTCAACATTCTGATGGACAAAAAAATAAAGGTTCTTCAGGCCAACCTTTTTCCACTTAGCGATACGCCGCACCCACTCATCGAGACGCCGCCGGTCGATATCAGCAGAATTTGCACCGACCCAGCGGACAAAAGCCGTCGGGGTTGTCAGCCGCATATGCATAAGGTCACGCCGCCCGGCGGTATCGACAAGTACGTTCGTTATCTTATACTTTTCGAGCAGCTTGTAAAGCCGGGCAGAAGTGTCGCGGTCGTTGAACCAATCCGTATGGCGGAACTCGACCGCGAGCGGCATCTTGTACTGCCGCCAATATTCGATGAACGCCGCGACACGTTCCGCATCCTTTGGCTTGAAGTTATTGTGCATCTGCAGGAACGGCATGCCGAGCTTTTCGCGGAGCAGCGACATATTAGCCACGCTGATATCAACAAGCTCTTCGACCTCCTTCAGCCGCCGATAATGCGAGATCGACTGCGACAATTTTGGACAGAACTTGAAGCCTTTCGGCACGCTCGCGTACCAATTTTGAAAGACCTCCGGCTTGAACATTCGGTAGAAGGTTGCGTTCAGCTCTACGCAGTTGAACTGTGTCGAATAATACCGTAGCTCGTCCTTCGTCCCTTTCGGATAAAAACCCTTGAGATCGGTCTTGTTCCACTTGGCGCACCCGACATATATGCGCAGCTCCTTTGCATTGCTCTTCGCCAAAACCCGTTTCGTGTCAGGATGATCTCGCGATATTGTGAGGTCAACACTCTCCGGATCATCAACCTTGCCGAATTTCATAACAATGACTTGCCCGCTAAGATCGCCACGAATTACAGATAACTCTCGTGTATGTTCGCTTGTTTCGCAGGCAAATTCAATTTTGGTAAACTTAACGCTAAATATGCAGTTTTCATTTGACCCGAAATTACAGGATATTGCGTTCAAGGTCGAGGATGGCGAGCGGTTGTCGTTTGACGACGGGCTCGCACTTTACGCGACGACCG from Chloracidobacterium sp. includes these protein-coding regions:
- a CDS encoding DUF72 domain-containing protein; this translates as MKFGKVDDPESVDLTISRDHPDTKRVLAKSNAKELRIYVGCAKWNKTDLKGFYPKGTKDELRYYSTQFNCVELNATFYRMFKPEVFQNWYASVPKGFKFCPKLSQSISHYRRLKEVEELVDISVANMSLLREKLGMPFLQMHNNFKPKDAERVAAFIEYWRQYKMPLAVEFRHTDWFNDRDTSARLYKLLEKYKITNVLVDTAGRRDLMHMRLTTPTAFVRWVGANSADIDRRRLDEWVRRIAKWKKVGLKNLYFFVHQNVERESPLLAAYFIDRLNKKLHTELRIPQTLNSRGEPETIC